Proteins found in one Mucilaginibacter inviolabilis genomic segment:
- a CDS encoding DUF1634 domain-containing protein, translated as MKKILSKAFTADQDIEKLIGYLLRYGVITASLIVFIGGIIYLHQYQHSSIPAYHTFVGEQAGFTTISQIMSGVCSFNAKGIIQLGVLVLIATPILRIFFSLIGFILEKDRLYILITFVVLSVMMFSIFGGLKV; from the coding sequence ATGAAAAAGATACTTTCAAAAGCCTTTACGGCTGATCAGGATATAGAAAAACTGATTGGTTATTTATTGAGATACGGGGTTATCACCGCAAGCCTTATTGTTTTTATCGGGGGTATTATCTATCTGCATCAATATCAACACAGCAGTATACCCGCGTATCATACGTTTGTGGGAGAACAGGCAGGCTTTACCACTATTAGTCAGATCATGAGCGGTGTTTGCTCATTTAACGCCAAAGGGATTATACAATTGGGTGTACTGGTATTAATTGCCACGCCTATTTTACGCATCTTTTTTTCGTTGATAGGTTTCATATTGGAAAAAGACAGGCTCTATATCCTCATCACTTTTGTAGTTTTAAGTGTGATGATGTTCAGCATTTTCGGGGGCTTAAAAGTTTAA
- a CDS encoding sulfite exporter TauE/SafE family protein, whose product MTIITFTLILLAGAYLAGLVGSLTGLGGGVVVIPLLTLVFHVDIRYAIGAALLASIANSSGAASAYIKEGITNIRLGMFLEIATTVGAVGGAIIAVYTPTNTIAILFGAILLFSAAMTLRKKNMEALTEGSKLSYKLKLNSSYPTKDGEVEYKLKNVGAGFSIMTLAGVLSGLLGIGSGALKVLAMDSAMHIPFKVSTTTSNFMIGVTAAASAVVYLQRGYMDPGIAFPVMLGVLGGAFTGSKLLTRMDPKVLKYIFCVAITFVAAEMIFNGYNHKF is encoded by the coding sequence ATGACCATTATAACATTCACCCTCATTTTGTTGGCAGGAGCCTACCTGGCCGGCCTGGTTGGCTCGCTCACCGGCTTAGGCGGTGGCGTAGTAGTAATTCCATTACTTACCCTTGTATTTCATGTAGATATACGCTACGCCATTGGCGCAGCTTTACTGGCTTCTATTGCCAATTCTTCGGGTGCTGCGAGCGCTTATATCAAAGAAGGTATCACCAATATCCGTTTAGGGATGTTCCTGGAAATAGCCACGACAGTTGGGGCCGTTGGCGGTGCCATCATCGCGGTGTATACACCAACCAATACCATCGCCATTCTTTTTGGCGCTATCCTTTTATTCTCGGCCGCCATGACCCTCCGCAAAAAGAACATGGAAGCTTTAACCGAAGGCAGTAAGCTATCCTACAAATTAAAACTCAACAGCAGCTATCCCACTAAAGATGGCGAAGTAGAATACAAATTAAAAAATGTAGGCGCAGGCTTCTCTATTATGACCCTGGCTGGTGTTCTGTCGGGTCTTTTAGGTATCGGCTCGGGGGCATTAAAAGTTCTGGCTATGGATTCGGCTATGCACATACCCTTTAAGGTAAGCACCACTACCAGCAATTTTATGATCGGCGTTACTGCAGCCGCCAGTGCTGTAGTGTATTTACAAAGGGGTTATATGGATCCGGGTATTGCTTTCCCGGTGATGCTGGGGGTACTGGGTGGGGCGTTCACAGGTTCTAAACTACTTACCCGTATGGATCCAAAAGTGTTAAAATATATCTTCTGCGTGGCCATCACCTTTGTTGCCGCCGAGATGATATTTAACGGTTATAACCACAAATTCTAA
- a CDS encoding FadR/GntR family transcriptional regulator, with translation MDKKETLGSRVISQIRNDIAQGKFKLNEKIPAEPELMQLYSVGRSTIREAIKTLATAGILKVQQGSGTFVNSFVGEQTIEQRLKNADFDQINAVRALLEGEIVRLAAQNRSEADINQIELSLEKRKQAIQSEQRQACVDADIAFHMAIAHASLNNVLADLYESFTLIIRDFFSKREAQGVSHFAMSHHLHEQLFKAIKVQKVKQAEQLIQQILNNNY, from the coding sequence ATGGATAAGAAAGAAACCCTCGGTAGCCGCGTCATCAGCCAAATCAGGAATGATATAGCGCAGGGCAAGTTCAAACTCAATGAAAAAATACCCGCCGAGCCCGAATTAATGCAGCTATACAGTGTAGGCCGTTCCACCATCCGGGAAGCCATTAAAACCCTGGCAACCGCCGGCATACTCAAAGTGCAGCAAGGTTCCGGAACATTTGTCAACTCCTTTGTAGGCGAGCAAACTATTGAGCAGCGTTTAAAAAACGCAGACTTTGACCAGATCAACGCCGTACGGGCATTACTGGAAGGAGAAATAGTAAGACTGGCGGCACAAAACCGATCCGAAGCAGATATAAATCAAATTGAGCTATCCCTCGAAAAAAGAAAACAAGCTATACAATCCGAACAGCGACAAGCCTGTGTTGATGCCGACATTGCTTTTCACATGGCCATAGCTCATGCCTCATTAAACAATGTACTGGCCGATCTTTATGAAAGTTTCACCCTCATTATCCGCGATTTCTTTTCCAAACGCGAGGCACAAGGCGTTAGTCATTTTGCCATGAGCCACCACCTGCATGAGCAGCTGTTTAAGGCTATCAAAGTCCAAAAAGTTAAACAAGCCGAGCAACTGATACAGCAAATTTTAAATAACAACTATTAA
- a CDS encoding type 1 glutamine amidotransferase — translation MTTKPEIRVAILDLYDGIANEGMRGFQEILNRYKAQHELNLNYQIFDVRRRCEMPGANFDIYISSGGPGDPLISEGTEWEKKYFRLIEKLEDHNLSNTTDKKHTLFVCHSFQLMCRHYKLGDINMRRSPSFGVLPVNQTPTGAHEPVFEGLGDPFYAVDSRSWQVINPDEKRFQELGMQLVAIEKERPHIDLPRAMMAIRYNDYFFATQFHPEADAGGMKAMLLRDEKKDEVINEHGEVKYREMLDRLDDPDKITHTQRTLIPNFLDQAVMSLQGVVE, via the coding sequence ATGACAACAAAACCGGAAATCAGGGTAGCAATACTCGACTTATATGATGGGATAGCTAATGAGGGAATGCGTGGTTTCCAGGAAATTTTGAACCGATATAAAGCACAGCACGAGCTGAATTTAAATTACCAGATATTTGACGTGCGTAGGCGCTGTGAAATGCCGGGTGCTAATTTCGACATTTATATCTCCAGCGGTGGTCCCGGCGATCCGCTGATATCCGAAGGTACCGAGTGGGAGAAAAAATATTTCAGACTGATAGAAAAACTGGAAGACCATAATCTATCCAACACTACTGATAAAAAACATACGCTGTTTGTGTGCCACTCCTTCCAATTGATGTGCCGCCATTATAAGCTGGGCGATATCAACATGCGCCGTTCGCCATCATTTGGGGTACTGCCGGTTAATCAAACCCCGACTGGCGCCCATGAACCTGTTTTTGAGGGTTTAGGTGATCCTTTCTATGCCGTCGACTCCCGCAGCTGGCAGGTGATAAACCCGGATGAAAAGCGTTTTCAGGAACTGGGCATGCAACTGGTAGCTATTGAAAAAGAGCGCCCTCACATTGATCTGCCCCGCGCCATGATGGCCATCCGCTATAACGATTATTTTTTTGCCACCCAGTTTCATCCCGAGGCTGATGCAGGGGGAATGAAAGCTATGCTGCTACGAGATGAGAAAAAGGACGAAGTGATCAACGAGCACGGCGAAGTAAAATACCGCGAAATGCTTGATAGATTAGATGATCCGGACAAAATAACCCATACCCAACGCACGCTGATCCCCAATTTTCTTGATCAGGCGGTAATGAGTTTGCAGGGGGTGGTGGAGTAA
- a CDS encoding carboxylate-amine ligase, translated as MNEFTLGVEEEFMVIDPVTRELKSHEQKIVDSAQKIHEDQVKAEMHQAVVEVGTHICHNTQEAREEVSKLRTTVAQLAGDIGLRIGAAGTHPFSHWQHQLITDHPRYFEIVDEMQEAARSNLIFGLHVHVGIQSRDMAIHIANQVRYFLPHVFALSTNSPFWEGRNTGFRSFRTKVFDKFPRTGIPDTFSSIEEYDSYIKLLVKTNCIDNAKKIWWDIRVHPFFETIEFRICDCPMLVDETIAFTALFQALCAKLYKLRQQNMKFITYSRALINENKWRAARYGIDGKMIDFGKEMEVNTRSLVLELLDFVDDVVDELGSRDDLQYVHKILEHGTGADRQLAVYQQNSSFVDVVDYITSQTLKGL; from the coding sequence ATGAACGAATTTACCCTAGGTGTTGAAGAAGAATTTATGGTGATTGATCCCGTAACCAGGGAGCTAAAATCGCACGAGCAGAAAATTGTGGATAGCGCCCAAAAGATCCATGAGGATCAGGTGAAGGCCGAAATGCACCAGGCCGTGGTGGAAGTTGGCACGCATATTTGCCATAACACCCAGGAGGCCCGCGAGGAGGTAAGTAAACTCCGTACTACGGTAGCCCAACTGGCCGGCGACATTGGTTTACGCATAGGTGCCGCGGGCACGCACCCTTTCTCGCATTGGCAGCACCAGCTGATCACCGATCATCCAAGGTATTTTGAAATTGTGGACGAAATGCAGGAAGCCGCCCGCTCCAACCTTATTTTTGGGTTGCATGTACACGTGGGCATCCAGTCGCGCGATATGGCTATTCACATCGCCAATCAGGTACGTTACTTTCTGCCTCACGTTTTCGCTTTATCAACCAACTCCCCTTTTTGGGAAGGGCGCAATACGGGGTTCAGATCCTTTCGCACTAAGGTGTTTGACAAGTTTCCGCGCACAGGCATCCCTGATACTTTCAGCAGCATTGAGGAGTATGATAGTTACATCAAACTACTGGTAAAAACCAATTGTATTGATAATGCCAAAAAGATCTGGTGGGATATCCGTGTGCACCCCTTCTTCGAAACCATTGAATTCCGGATTTGTGATTGCCCTATGCTGGTTGATGAAACCATCGCCTTTACCGCCCTTTTTCAGGCTCTGTGCGCTAAACTGTATAAACTGAGGCAGCAGAATATGAAGTTCATCACCTACTCACGCGCGCTCATCAACGAAAATAAATGGCGTGCGGCCCGTTACGGCATCGACGGTAAAATGATCGATTTTGGTAAAGAGATGGAAGTAAACACCCGTTCGCTGGTACTGGAATTATTGGATTTTGTGGATGATGTGGTGGATGAACTGGGCTCGCGCGACGATCTGCAATACGTACACAAAATACTGGAACATGGCACCGGCGCCGACAGGCAGTTAGCCGTTTACCAACAAAACAGTAGCTTTGTAGACGTAGTGGATTACATTACCTCACAAACTTTAAAGGGGTTATGA